A genomic region of Enterobacteriaceae endosymbiont of Macroplea mutica contains the following coding sequences:
- the uppS gene encoding polyprenyl diphosphate synthase, whose protein sequence is MNMQAINILNKKKCPKHIAIIMDGNRRWAWKQGKKGIIGHKAGVNVVKTIIHSCIKYKLKVLTLYAFSSENWKRSPSEIICIMKLFQYILNNEINNFIKYKIKINVIGNKTILDTDLQKSIIRAEKLTKHNSVLIVNLAINYGGKSDIIYGIKNIIKQVYKKKITIQDITEKTFTKYLALHDVPPIDLVIRTGGNIRISNFLIWQIAYAELYFTNILWPDFNEKCFLHALKNYSQRQRRFGGNRAI, encoded by the coding sequence ATGAATATGCAAGCAATAAATATTTTAAATAAAAAAAAGTGTCCTAAACATATTGCGATTATTATGGATGGGAATAGGCGTTGGGCATGGAAACAAGGCAAAAAAGGTATTATAGGGCATAAAGCTGGTGTTAATGTAGTAAAAACAATTATTCATTCATGTATAAAATACAAGTTGAAAGTTTTAACATTATATGCTTTTAGCAGTGAAAACTGGAAACGTTCACCTTCAGAAATAATATGTATTATGAAATTATTCCAATATATTTTAAATAACGAAATTAATAATTTTATTAAATATAAAATTAAAATTAATGTTATTGGTAACAAAACAATATTAGATACTGATTTACAAAAATCCATTATAAGAGCAGAAAAATTAACTAAACATAATAGTGTACTAATAGTAAATTTAGCAATAAATTATGGTGGTAAAAGTGATATTATTTATGGTATTAAAAACATTATTAAACAAGTATATAAAAAAAAAATTACCATACAAGATATTACTGAGAAAACTTTTACAAAATATTTAGCATTACATGATGTACCACCAATAGATTTAGTTATACGTACAGGAGGAAATATACGTATTAGTAATTTTCTTATATGGCAAATTGCTTATGCAGAATTATATTTTACTAATATATTATGGCCTGATTTTAATGAAAAATGTTTTTTACATGCACTTAAAAATTATTCTCAAAGACAACGTCGTTTTGGTGGTAATAGAGCTATATAA
- the rseP gene encoding RIP metalloprotease RseP, whose protein sequence is MLTITLCILIIIHEYGHFYMARYFNLYIPCFSLGFGPKITEFTDKYGTKYIIRLFLLGGYIQILDDKYHPITNKIQKHIQKYKLLFYDQLSCLKKILIILSGPIANIILAIIIYWFVFFINLHSYKPIIKHISYNSIVDHAKLPINTEIKKINNKTVLNWDEINIELHNIILKHQKNIVFLLKDINQSFLFEKKIPINYNTFNIHHNNFITALGILPEYMNIIPIITYIEKNSIAAQAHLNVGDQIIKIKGSKIINWYNLKQYLFMHNNSNVFLYIKRKNQILLMKIHLPKLNEMLSQYNYIGIIPKIIYLKHNIYNTTYYYKFFISLSMACKKIFIIIKMICLSLKNLLLIHNISLEHFSGPIYIGYMIGVISKKSIMSYLCFLALISINIAIMNLLPLPILDGGQLCFLICENIIRRKISLYIKTFAYNISIILIIFIMGISVIHDYTKILHY, encoded by the coding sequence ATGTTAACAATTACTTTATGTATATTAATAATCATACACGAATATGGACATTTTTATATGGCTAGATATTTTAATTTATATATTCCATGTTTTTCATTAGGTTTTGGACCAAAAATAACTGAATTTACGGATAAATATGGTACTAAATATATTATAAGACTATTTTTATTAGGTGGTTATATACAAATATTAGATGATAAATATCATCCCATAACGAATAAAATTCAAAAACATATACAAAAATATAAATTATTATTTTATGATCAATTATCTTGTTTAAAAAAAATTTTGATCATATTAAGTGGTCCTATAGCTAATATAATATTAGCAATAATTATTTATTGGTTTGTATTTTTTATTAATTTGCATTCATATAAACCAATTATCAAACATATATCTTACAACTCTATTGTTGATCACGCAAAATTACCTATAAATACAGAAATTAAAAAAATTAATAATAAAACTGTTTTAAATTGGGATGAAATAAATATAGAATTACATAATATTATTTTAAAACATCAAAAAAACATTGTTTTTCTTCTTAAAGATATTAATCAATCTTTCTTGTTTGAAAAAAAAATTCCAATTAATTATAATACATTTAATATACATCATAATAATTTTATTACTGCGCTGGGTATTCTTCCAGAATATATGAACATTATTCCTATTATTACTTATATTGAAAAGAACTCTATAGCTGCACAAGCACATTTAAATGTTGGTGATCAAATTATTAAAATTAAGGGATCTAAAATTATTAATTGGTATAATTTAAAACAATATTTATTTATGCATAATAATAGTAATGTTTTTTTATATATAAAAAGAAAAAATCAAATTTTATTAATGAAAATACATTTGCCAAAATTAAACGAAATGTTATCACAGTATAATTATATTGGCATTATTCCTAAAATTATATATTTAAAGCACAATATATATAATACTACTTATTACTATAAGTTTTTTATATCGTTATCTATGGCATGTAAAAAAATTTTTATAATAATAAAAATGATATGTTTATCTTTGAAAAATCTTTTATTAATACATAATATTAGTCTTGAACATTTTAGCGGTCCAATATATATTGGATATATGATAGGAGTTATTTCTAAAAAAAGTATTATGTCTTATTTATGTTTTTTGGCTTTAATAAGTATTAATATAGCTATAATGAATTTATTACCATTACCTATATTAGATGGAGGACAATTATGTTTTTTAATATGCGAAAATATTATAAGACGAAAAATATCATTATATATCAAAACATTTGCATATAATATAAGTATTATATTAATAATTTTTATTATGGGTATATCTGTGATACATGATTATACAAAAATATTACATTACTAA
- the tsf gene encoding translation elongation factor Ts, whose translation MKITVTQIQKLRTLTGIGIIECKQALLQTNGNITLAVDYIRKNLKLSILNGINQTTTAGFITGLITKDLGILLEINCQTDFVARNTHLYNFANDILQYVKKYPNTNIIKIRNVFNEKLLYLINIIKENIIIAQLKIIQGVFIGSYIHHNKCIGVILQSNLDNTSIMKKIAMHIAVLKPRYISKDEIPQNIIDKEYQIQKSLVHDLNKPKIILNKIINGRMDKFINNITLNNQSFLLDTTKLVTNYLKENNMVITKFLYLELGLNTKID comes from the coding sequence ATGAAAATTACAGTTACACAAATTCAAAAATTACGTACTCTTACAGGAATTGGTATTATCGAATGTAAACAAGCTTTATTACAAACTAATGGCAACATTACATTAGCAGTAGACTATATAAGAAAAAATTTAAAATTAAGTATTTTAAATGGTATTAATCAAACAACTACTGCAGGTTTTATTACTGGATTAATTACAAAAGATCTGGGTATTTTATTAGAAATTAATTGTCAAACAGATTTTGTAGCTCGTAATACACATTTATATAATTTTGCTAATGATATTTTACAATATGTCAAAAAATATCCAAATACTAATATTATAAAAATACGTAATGTATTCAATGAAAAATTATTATATTTAATTAATATTATCAAAGAGAATATTATTATTGCACAATTAAAAATCATTCAAGGAGTTTTTATTGGATCGTATATACATCATAATAAATGTATAGGTGTAATATTACAATCTAATTTAGATAATACATCTATTATGAAAAAAATTGCTATGCATATAGCCGTTTTAAAACCTCGTTATATTTCTAAAGATGAAATACCTCAAAACATCATAGATAAAGAATATCAAATACAAAAAAGTCTTGTCCATGATTTAAATAAACCAAAAATAATTCTCAATAAAATAATTAATGGGCGTATGGATAAGTTTATTAATAATATTACATTAAATAATCAATCTTTTTTACTAGATACAACAAAATTAGTTACAAATTATTTAAAAGAAAATAATATGGTGATTACAAAGTTTTTATATTTAGAATTAGGATTAAACACTAAAATAGATTAA
- a CDS encoding ribosome-recycling factor, protein MYNDIIKNNEQSMQQCFNNFKNKINIMSMNRISPKLLEHVMVTTIYNKTIPIHHIATIIVQNINTLKVTPFDKKTIKNIEKAILTANLDVHTKIINLSIYITMPIITETRKIKLLQRIKTETELFRICIRTIRRKTNNKIKLYLKNKEISENVEKKFQHIIQKHTAHYITCISNYLKQKEKDILQY, encoded by the coding sequence ATGTATAATGATATTATAAAAAATAATGAACAAAGTATGCAACAATGTTTTAATAACTTTAAAAATAAGATTAATATAATGTCTATGAATAGAATTTCACCTAAATTATTAGAACATGTTATGGTAACTACTATATATAATAAAACAATACCTATACATCATATAGCAACTATAATAGTACAAAATATTAATACATTAAAAGTAACCCCATTTGATAAAAAAACCATTAAAAATATTGAAAAAGCTATTTTAACTGCAAACTTAGATGTTCATACGAAAATTATAAATTTAAGTATCTATATTACTATGCCAATTATTACTGAAACACGGAAAATAAAACTACTACAAAGAATTAAAACAGAAACTGAATTATTTCGTATTTGTATACGTACTATTCGCAGAAAAACAAATAATAAAATTAAATTATATTTAAAAAATAAAGAAATTAGTGAAAATGTAGAAAAAAAATTTCAACATATCATTCAAAAACATACAGCACATTATATAACATGTATATCTAATTATTTAAAACAAAAAGAAAAAGATATATTACAATATTAA
- the tsaD gene encoding tRNA (adenosine(37)-N6)-threonylcarbamoyltransferase complex transferase subunit TsaD has product MLILGIETSCDDTAIAIYDNYNGILCNHIKIQKIHNKYGGIIPEIAARYHLKNIITVINKVLKKTNKKLQDIGGIAYTCGPGLINSLIVGATIGHALAFSLNIPIIPINHMEGHLLSIMLSKKKPSYPFLGLLISGGHTQLIYAYQLSKYKIIGTNIDDAIGEVYDKVSKFLKLQYIGGKYLSKIAKLGIPCQIKFPRPMTSDKNNFNFSFSGIKTAVKKFIDTNNIHNTQTKANIAYAFEEAVIETLFIKSFYALKKYNISQLVIAGGVSSNHTLRKYFYNKLALHKMQLFMSKINYCIDNAAMIAYVGMQKIAKQNQYQTSSIIINPKLTLHDIIK; this is encoded by the coding sequence ATGTTAATTCTAGGCATAGAAACTTCTTGTGATGATACAGCAATAGCTATATATGATAATTATAACGGTATTTTATGTAATCATATTAAAATACAAAAAATACATAACAAATATGGTGGCATTATACCTGAAATAGCAGCAAGGTATCATTTAAAAAACATTATTACTGTAATTAACAAAGTTTTAAAAAAAACTAATAAAAAATTACAGGATATAGGTGGTATTGCTTATACTTGTGGTCCTGGTTTAATAAATTCTTTAATAGTTGGCGCAACTATTGGTCATGCATTGGCATTTTCTTTAAATATTCCTATTATACCTATTAATCATATGGAAGGACATTTATTATCTATAATGTTATCAAAAAAAAAACCATCATATCCATTTTTAGGATTATTAATTTCAGGTGGACATACTCAATTGATATATGCATATCAATTGAGTAAGTATAAAATTATTGGAACTAATATTGATGATGCTATTGGTGAAGTATATGATAAAGTTTCTAAATTTTTAAAATTACAATATATAGGTGGTAAATATCTTAGTAAGATTGCTAAATTAGGTATCCCATGCCAAATAAAATTTCCAAGACCTATGACAAGTGATAAAAATAATTTTAATTTTAGTTTTTCCGGTATTAAAACCGCAGTAAAAAAATTTATAGATACTAATAACATACATAACACCCAAACGAAAGCTAATATTGCTTATGCTTTTGAAGAAGCGGTCATAGAAACATTATTTATAAAAAGTTTTTATGCACTTAAAAAATATAATATATCTCAACTGGTTATAGCAGGTGGTGTTAGTTCTAATCATACTTTAAGAAAATATTTTTACAACAAATTAGCATTACATAAAATGCAATTATTTATGAGTAAAATCAATTATTGTATAGATAATGCAGCTATGATAGCATATGTTGGTATGCAAAAAATTGCAAAACAAAACCAGTATCAAACTTCTAGTATTATTATTAATCCCAAATTAACTCTTCATGACATTATTAAATAA
- the rpsU gene encoding 30S ribosomal protein S21: protein MPVIKVRENEPFDLALRRFKRSCEKAGILAEVRRREFYEKPTTIRKRSKASAIKRHMKKISREKLKRTRLF, encoded by the coding sequence ATGCCAGTTATTAAAGTACGTGAAAATGAACCATTTGATTTAGCTTTAAGAAGATTTAAACGTTCTTGTGAAAAAGCAGGAATTTTAGCAGAAGTACGTCGTAGAGAATTTTATGAAAAACCTACTACAATTAGAAAACGATCTAAAGCTTCTGCTATTAAAAGACATATGAAAAAAATTTCTAGAGAAAAATTAAAACGAACACGTTTATTTTAG
- the rpsB gene encoding 30S ribosomal protein S2: MSLTIKEMFKVGVHFGHQTRYWNPKMKKFIFSHVKKIHIINLDKTLINFNKALLELKKINQRKGKILFVGTKKSASILIKKTAQSCNQFFVNHRWLGGMLTNWKTVKQSIKRLKDLEIQSKNGTFNQLTKKEALIRNKMLLKLEKSLGGIKNMGGLPDAIFIIDANHEKIAIKEAKKLNIPIFAIVDTNTNPDNINYVIPGNDDAVRAIKLYLLNVTKILTMQKTSHLTIKNNNIVQHAI; this comes from the coding sequence ATGTCTTTGACTATTAAAGAAATGTTTAAGGTAGGAGTTCATTTTGGACACCAAACACGTTATTGGAATCCTAAAATGAAAAAATTTATTTTTAGTCATGTTAAAAAAATACATATTATTAATTTAGATAAAACATTAATTAATTTTAATAAAGCATTATTAGAATTAAAAAAAATTAACCAACGTAAAGGCAAAATTTTATTTGTTGGAACTAAAAAATCTGCATCTATTTTAATAAAAAAAACTGCACAAAGTTGTAACCAATTTTTTGTTAATCATCGTTGGCTAGGAGGAATGTTAACTAATTGGAAAACAGTAAAACAATCTATTAAAAGATTAAAAGATCTTGAAATACAGAGTAAAAATGGTACATTTAATCAATTAACAAAAAAAGAAGCTTTAATACGTAATAAAATGTTATTAAAATTAGAAAAAAGTTTAGGTGGTATTAAAAATATGGGAGGTTTACCAGATGCTATTTTTATTATTGATGCTAATCATGAAAAAATAGCTATAAAAGAAGCTAAAAAATTAAATATTCCTATATTTGCTATTGTTGATACTAATACCAATCCAGATAATATTAATTATGTTATTCCAGGTAATGATGATGCAGTAAGAGCGATCAAATTATATTTATTAAATGTTACAAAAATATTAACCATGCAAAAAACATCACATTTAACAATAAAAAATAATAATATTGTACAGCATGCAATATGA
- the pyrH gene encoding UMP kinase — MNLKKKIIYNRIILKISGDFLQKNNYLDANNDLINNFITVIKNIIPLGVQIGIVIGGGSIFKGKKLAIHNNIKTVLGDHIGILSTIINGLLLCSQMNLHNIHTVIMSAVAIKNICDEYNIIKALHLIKNNHIIIFVGGLGCPAFTTDTAACLRGIELEADAIFKITKVNGVFSQDPIKFPNAKFYKKIDYNFVLYRQLNIMDHTSIILSRDANIPIHILNINKINFLQQIITGYSSKGNTIGTLITNI, encoded by the coding sequence ATGAATCTTAAAAAAAAAATAATTTATAATAGAATAATATTAAAAATAAGTGGTGATTTTTTACAAAAAAATAATTATTTAGATGCTAATAATGATTTAATAAATAATTTTATTACAGTAATTAAAAATATTATACCATTAGGTGTGCAAATTGGTATTGTCATCGGCGGAGGTAGTATATTTAAAGGCAAAAAACTTGCAATACATAATAATATTAAAACAGTCTTAGGAGACCATATTGGTATATTATCAACTATTATTAACGGATTATTATTATGTTCTCAAATGAATTTGCATAATATTCATACCGTAATTATGTCTGCTGTAGCTATAAAAAATATTTGTGATGAATATAACATTATTAAAGCATTACATTTAATTAAAAATAATCACATTATTATTTTTGTTGGCGGTCTTGGTTGTCCTGCATTTACTACTGATACAGCAGCATGTTTAAGAGGAATAGAATTAGAAGCTGATGCTATTTTTAAAATTACTAAAGTTAATGGAGTATTTTCACAAGATCCTATTAAATTTCCTAATGCTAAATTTTATAAAAAAATAGATTATAATTTTGTTTTATATAGACAATTAAACATTATGGATCATACTTCTATCATTTTATCACGAGATGCAAATATACCTATACATATTCTAAATATTAATAAAATAAATTTTTTACAACAAATTATTACTGGGTATAGTAGCAAAGGAAATACAATAGGTACACTAATTACAAATATATAA
- the map gene encoding type I methionyl aminopeptidase — translation MNISIKTTKEINKIIQSCKLATEVLEMIDLYIIPGISTEQLNCICHDYIINVQKAKPATLGYKGYPKSVCISRNNVVCHGIPNQKEILCNGDIINIDVTILYNGYYGDTSKMFYVGNNISSQLRKLCHVTQNSLYKAIKIVKPGLRLYLIGKTIQQYVENENFSVVRNYCGHGIGKNFHEEPQVLHYNAYDYGIILQEGMIFTIEPMVNIGSKDVYVANDGWTVKTQDKSFSAQYEHTILVTKNGYKILTLRQEEKIYFSNRK, via the coding sequence ATGAATATTTCAATTAAAACAACTAAAGAAATAAATAAAATTATACAATCTTGTAAATTAGCAACTGAAGTACTAGAAATGATTGATTTATATATTATACCAGGTATTAGTACAGAACAACTTAATTGCATATGTCATGATTATATAATAAATGTGCAAAAAGCTAAACCTGCAACTTTAGGATATAAAGGATATCCTAAATCAGTATGTATTTCTCGTAATAATGTTGTTTGCCATGGCATACCTAATCAAAAAGAAATTTTATGTAATGGTGATATTATAAATATTGATGTTACAATATTATACAATGGATATTATGGTGATACTTCTAAAATGTTTTATGTTGGTAATAATATTTCATCACAATTACGAAAATTATGTCACGTTACACAAAATAGTTTATATAAAGCAATAAAAATTGTAAAACCAGGATTAAGATTATATTTAATTGGTAAAACAATACAACAATATGTAGAAAATGAAAATTTTTCTGTAGTTCGTAATTATTGTGGTCATGGTATTGGGAAAAATTTTCATGAAGAACCACAAGTATTGCATTATAATGCTTATGATTATGGTATTATTTTACAAGAAGGTATGATTTTTACAATAGAACCTATGGTTAATATAGGCAGTAAAGATGTATATGTAGCAAATGATGGTTGGACGGTAAAAACTCAAGACAAATCTTTTTCTGCACAGTATGAACATACTATACTAGTAACTAAAAATGGTTATAAAATTTTAACATTAAGACAAGAAGAAAAAATATATTTCTCAAATAGAAAATAA
- the dnaG gene encoding DNA primase: MKYFSRDLINYVLDKANIVFFIKNKIKLYKKGQNFFGLCPFHLEKNPSFVVNEIKKLYHCFGCGAHGNIIDFVMHYDNLSFIQSITLIIEFFNLTIISGTKNITTNKNFIQKNLLYKYIIYMHQYYKHVLYTXSEGKIAYQYLLQRGYNNSIIQYFSIGYSSSTIHQKILLNTTLLKILQYKLKIINLHTLTKKHYDIFHNRIIFPIKNLQGYIVGFGGRIIQQNNMPKYINSSDSIIFHKKHELYGLYETIQNNKHIKHILVVEGYTDVISLFQFNIKYVVAVLGAHISSVHIKKLFCVTNMIIYCYDGDAAGMKAHWKSLKNSLTHMVHGKSIGFMILPNNEDPDSLIRKEGTILFEKRINNILLFSDFFFQILLSKININTCEGKTKLSYIALSLIRMIPDYLFQINLVKQLGNKIGLMNILDIYQNHMQSNHIYNIQKNNNFFKKTTIRLLISLLIQNPQLSCLVPKIHVYLTTKVHGLPFLINLIQFCNNKNITTIQIIEKYRFTKFKQHLEILALWNHMIPNKQIKCFFMQLIYKLKIQILEDRQNYLISLERIIGLNIDEKKELWFLTKRLAKK, from the coding sequence ATGAAATATTTTTCCCGTGATCTTATAAATTATGTATTAGATAAAGCTAATATTGTATTTTTTATTAAAAATAAAATTAAATTATATAAAAAAGGACAAAATTTTTTTGGTCTTTGTCCTTTTCATTTAGAAAAAAATCCTTCGTTTGTTGTTAATGAAATAAAAAAATTATATCATTGTTTTGGTTGTGGTGCTCATGGCAATATTATTGATTTTGTTATGCATTATGATAATTTATCATTTATACAAAGTATTACATTAATTATAGAGTTTTTTAATCTTACTATTATTAGCGGTACGAAAAATATAACAACTAATAAAAATTTTATACAAAAAAATTTGTTATATAAATATATAATATATATGCATCAATATTATAAGCATGTTTTATATACTTRCAGYGAAGGCAAAATAGCTTATCAGTATCTCTTACAAAGAGGATACAATAATAGTATTATACAATATTTTTCTATTGGTTATTCGTCTAGTACAATACATCAAAAAATTTTGTTAAATACAACATTATTAAAGATTTTACAATATAAATTGAAAATAATAAATTTACATACGTTAACTAAAAAACATTATGATATTTTTCATAATCGTATTATTTTTCCTATAAAAAATTTACAAGGTTATATTGTAGGTTTTGGTGGACGTATTATACAACAAAATAACATGCCAAAATATATTAATTCTTCTGATAGTATTATTTTCCATAAAAAACATGAATTATATGGTTTGTATGAAACCATACAAAATAACAAACATATAAAACATATATTAGTAGTTGAAGGTTATACTGATGTTATCAGTTTATTTCAATTTAATATTAAATATGTTGTGGCAGTATTAGGTGCACATATTAGTAGTGTACATATTAAAAAATTGTTTTGTGTAACAAATATGATTATTTATTGTTATGATGGTGATGCTGCTGGCATGAAAGCACATTGGAAGTCATTAAAGAACAGTTTAACCCATATGGTACATGGCAAAAGTATTGGTTTTATGATTTTACCTAATAATGAAGATCCAGATAGTTTAATACGGAAAGAAGGTACAATTTTATTTGAAAAACGTATTAATAACATTTTATTATTTTCAGATTTTTTTTTTCAAATATTATTATCCAAAATTAATATTAATACTTGTGAAGGTAAAACTAAATTAAGTTATATAGCATTATCTTTAATCCGAATGATTCCCGATTATTTATTTCAGATAAATTTAGTTAAACAATTAGGTAATAAAATTGGCCTAATGAATATATTAGATATTTATCAAAATCATATGCAAAGTAATCATATTTATAATATTCAAAAAAATAATAATTTTTTTAAAAAAACTACTATACGTTTACTAATTAGTCTGTTAATACAAAATCCACAATTATCTTGTTTAGTTCCTAAAATACATGTATATCTTACTACTAAAGTACATGGTTTGCCATTTTTAATTAATTTAATTCAATTTTGTAATAATAAAAATATTACTACTATACAAATTATAGAAAAATATAGATTTACTAAATTTAAACAACACCTTGAAATACTTGCCTTATGGAATCATATGATCCCTAATAAACAAATAAAATGTTTTTTTATGCAATTGATATATAAATTGAAAATTCAAATTTTAGAAGATAGACAAAATTATTTAATATCTCTAGAACGTATTATAGGATTAAATATAGATGAAAAAAAAGAATTATGGTTTTTAACTAAAAGACTAGCTAAAAAATAA
- a CDS encoding 1-deoxy-D-xylulose-5-phosphate reductoisomerase (catalyzes the formation of 2-C-methyl-D-erythritol 4-phosphate from 1-deoxy-D-xylulose-5-phosphate), whose protein sequence is MKYLTILGSTGYFGRNILSVILTNPNLYKIKVLVAKHNVELMIKQCILFNPDYAIMYKKSHAIILHNNLKNIGIKTKILFGKRKIIEITALDDVDQIIITIKSLIGLLYIKEAIKSSKVVLLTSIELLIIIHSLLIKDIYRFKAKILPINNSHSAIYELMPNSIQKQIGICNLYKNDINSIILIGSGGLFLYLPIEKFKYIDIKSCITTSCLNYKNMINMSTMISQGFEYIATKYLFNAQKEQIEIIINPESIIAAMVRLKNNSVNAKLNYPNIQVTIASMLEWPYKINADNKPVNFYDIQSLTFLKPDLIKYPCLKLAIEASYAGLSAFIILNAVNDITTELCLKKKISFIDIAHINSIILDKLSFNKPKNIYEVLWIDNYVRQYTHYFIKKKKYSNIYKMNIKY, encoded by the coding sequence ATGAAATACCTAACTATATTGGGTTCTACTGGATATTTTGGACGTAATATTTTGTCTGTAATATTAACTAATCCTAATTTATATAAAATTAAAGTTTTAGTAGCAAAACATAATGTTGAATTAATGATTAAACAGTGTATATTATTTAATCCAGATTATGCTATTATGTATAAAAAAAGTCATGCTATAATTTTACATAATAATTTAAAAAATATTGGCATTAAAACAAAAATTTTATTTGGCAAACGTAAAATAATAGAGATTACAGCTTTAGATGATGTTGATCAAATTATTATTACTATTAAAAGTCTTATTGGACTTTTATATATAAAAGAGGCAATTAAATCTAGCAAAGTAGTTTTATTAACTAGTATAGAATTATTAATAATAATACATAGTCTTTTAATTAAAGACATATATAGATTTAAAGCAAAAATTTTACCGATTAATAATAGTCATAGTGCAATTTATGAGCTCATGCCGAATAGTATACAAAAACAAATAGGTATATGTAATTTATATAAAAATGATATTAATAGTATTATTTTAATTGGTTCTGGAGGGTTATTTTTATATTTACCTATAGAAAAATTTAAATATATTGATATTAAATCTTGTATAACAACATCTTGTTTAAATTATAAAAATATGATTAATATGTCTACTATGATATCACAAGGTTTTGAATATATTGCTACTAAATATCTATTTAATGCACAAAAAGAACAAATAGAAATTATTATTAATCCAGAATCTATTATTGCAGCAATGGTACGTTTAAAAAATAATAGTGTTAATGCTAAATTAAATTATCCTAATATACAAGTTACTATTGCTAGTATGTTAGAATGGCCATATAAAATTAATGCTGATAATAAACCAGTAAATTTTTATGATATACAGTCCTTAACTTTTTTAAAACCAGATCTAATTAAATATCCATGTTTAAAATTAGCAATAGAAGCTAGCTATGCAGGATTATCAGCATTTATTATCTTAAATGCAGTTAATGATATTACTACTGAATTATGTTTAAAGAAAAAAATATCATTTATAGATATTGCTCATATAAATAGTATTATTTTAGATAAATTATCTTTTAATAAGCCTAAAAATATCTATGAAGTATTGTGGATAGATAATTATGTACGTCAATATACTCATTATTTCATAAAAAAAAAAAAATATAGTAATATATATAAAATGAACATTAAGTATTAA